In Polyodon spathula isolate WHYD16114869_AA chromosome 11, ASM1765450v1, whole genome shotgun sequence, one genomic interval encodes:
- the LOC121323594 gene encoding trichohyalin isoform X1, which translates to MEDCNSLINMDNLLLQLAFQVNRLAQQKEEEKQKIQIYSSSIVERKAQVQNMRTKLIKLEEEVIHRQKLIKHYVDNRKSLKATGALLSQYEKTLQAELQRCQADTEQDMKMYRDRVESYTEVLQQHQARYAQSPLGQQLLQRQSEREQIEQRIETCDDEIEQRERALQTLRDYTPPQSLTEYVLQLASLKQSTSELHREAALQRPTTSVLEAAINSLKLKQQQSSEAEDREGKKAVSEEVPGNEEKEVDEEQLREEENMQSSFPPSLVGLNNNVMWRKVDERDNGAPIYQPDQLNKETMENETQEDLPHLPGKEDEGHERETEGREQDQMQEEGNEEEEQVYPTTPPASIRVLSSTPTFTLKSPSQRSEEAHSPTFLFSMNSTPKGDPAFAVFECDVFGTGSSHREDSPFSFTSSYFSEKKVTNTSTSGNKKQIGSLFDQLESGGEEEAFEFSFPSKSSSLHGFGKEQGDSRDEFSFSLNFDKLQ; encoded by the exons CATTCCAGGTGAATAGGTTAGCTCAACAGAAAGAGGAGGAAAAACAGAAGATTCAAA TTTATTCATCAAGCATAGTTGAGAGAAAAGCTCAGGTCCAGAACATGAGGACCAAGCTTATTAAATTGGAAGAGGAAGTGATCCACAGACAGAAATTAATTAAGCACTACGTAGACAACAGAAAAAG TCTGAAGGCAACAGGTGCCCTCCTGAGTCAATATGAGAAAACATTACAGGCTGAACTGCAAAGATGCCAGGCAGACACTGAACAAGACAT GAAGATGTACAGAGATAGAGTTGAAAGCTACACTGAGGTACTTCAGCAGCACCAAGCCCGATATGCTCAGAGTCCTCTGGGGCAGCAGCTCTTGCAGAGGCAGTCAGAGCGAGAGCAGATCGAACAGAGGATAGAAACTTGCGATGATGAGATTGAACAACGAGAGAGAGCCTTGCAGACTCTGAGAG ACTACACCCCTCCACAATCACTTACTGAGTACGTGCTACAGCT TGCTTCTCTGAAGCAGAGCACATCTGAACTTCATAGGGAGGCAGCCTTACAAAGACCGACGACCTCAGTGTTGGAGGCTGCCATAAACAGCCTCAAACTGAAACAGCAGCAG AGCTCTGAGGCTGAGGACAGAGAGGGTAAGAAGGCAGTGAGTGAAGAGGTTCCAGGAAATGAAGAGAAAGAGGTGGACGAAGAACAactgagagaggaggagaa TATGCAATCCAGTTTCCCTCCATCCCTTGTGGGGTTAAACAACAATGTGATGTGGAGAAAGGTAGATGAAAGAG ATAATGGTGCTCCCATATATCAACCAGACCAACTTAATAAAGAGACAATGGAGAATGAAACACAG GAGGATCTTCCTCACCTTCCTGGAAAGGAAGATGAAGGccatgagagagagacagaaggaAGAGAGCAGGACCAAATGCAAGAAGAGGGAAATGAGGAGGAAGAGCAGGTCTATCCAACAACTCCCCCAGCCAGTATCAGAGTTTTATCGAGCACCCCAACCTTCACACTGAA GAGTCCTAGTCAGAGGTCTGAAGAAGCACATTCCCCAACCTTCCTGTTCTCAATGAATTCAACTCCAAAAGGTGACCCTGCTTTCGCTGTATTTGAGTGCGATGTGTTTGGAACAGGTTCCTCTCATAGGGAG GATAGTCCGTTTAGTTTCACCAGCTCTTATTTCAGCGAAAAG aaagtaacGAATACTTCCACTTCAGGGAATAAAAAACAGATTG GCTCCCTGTTTGATCAGCTGGAGAGTGGGGGAGAGGAAGAGGCATTTGAATTCTCCTTCCCCTCCAAGAGCTCTTCCTTGCATGGCTTTGGAAAGGAACAAGGAGATAGCAGGGATGAATTTTCCTTCTCACTCAACTTtgataaactacagtaa
- the LOC121323594 gene encoding trichohyalin isoform X2 — MKMYRDRVESYTEVLQQHQARYAQSPLGQQLLQRQSEREQIEQRIETCDDEIEQRERALQTLRDYTPPQSLTEYVLQLASLKQSTSELHREAALQRPTTSVLEAAINSLKLKQQQSSEAEDREGKKAVSEEVPGNEEKEVDEEQLREEENMQSSFPPSLVGLNNNVMWRKVDERDNGAPIYQPDQLNKETMENETQEDLPHLPGKEDEGHERETEGREQDQMQEEGNEEEEQVYPTTPPASIRVLSSTPTFTLKSPSQRSEEAHSPTFLFSMNSTPKGDPAFAVFECDVFGTGSSHREDSPFSFTSSYFSEKKVTNTSTSGNKKQIGSLFDQLESGGEEEAFEFSFPSKSSSLHGFGKEQGDSRDEFSFSLNFDKLQ; from the exons AT GAAGATGTACAGAGATAGAGTTGAAAGCTACACTGAGGTACTTCAGCAGCACCAAGCCCGATATGCTCAGAGTCCTCTGGGGCAGCAGCTCTTGCAGAGGCAGTCAGAGCGAGAGCAGATCGAACAGAGGATAGAAACTTGCGATGATGAGATTGAACAACGAGAGAGAGCCTTGCAGACTCTGAGAG ACTACACCCCTCCACAATCACTTACTGAGTACGTGCTACAGCT TGCTTCTCTGAAGCAGAGCACATCTGAACTTCATAGGGAGGCAGCCTTACAAAGACCGACGACCTCAGTGTTGGAGGCTGCCATAAACAGCCTCAAACTGAAACAGCAGCAG AGCTCTGAGGCTGAGGACAGAGAGGGTAAGAAGGCAGTGAGTGAAGAGGTTCCAGGAAATGAAGAGAAAGAGGTGGACGAAGAACAactgagagaggaggagaa TATGCAATCCAGTTTCCCTCCATCCCTTGTGGGGTTAAACAACAATGTGATGTGGAGAAAGGTAGATGAAAGAG ATAATGGTGCTCCCATATATCAACCAGACCAACTTAATAAAGAGACAATGGAGAATGAAACACAG GAGGATCTTCCTCACCTTCCTGGAAAGGAAGATGAAGGccatgagagagagacagaaggaAGAGAGCAGGACCAAATGCAAGAAGAGGGAAATGAGGAGGAAGAGCAGGTCTATCCAACAACTCCCCCAGCCAGTATCAGAGTTTTATCGAGCACCCCAACCTTCACACTGAA GAGTCCTAGTCAGAGGTCTGAAGAAGCACATTCCCCAACCTTCCTGTTCTCAATGAATTCAACTCCAAAAGGTGACCCTGCTTTCGCTGTATTTGAGTGCGATGTGTTTGGAACAGGTTCCTCTCATAGGGAG GATAGTCCGTTTAGTTTCACCAGCTCTTATTTCAGCGAAAAG aaagtaacGAATACTTCCACTTCAGGGAATAAAAAACAGATTG GCTCCCTGTTTGATCAGCTGGAGAGTGGGGGAGAGGAAGAGGCATTTGAATTCTCCTTCCCCTCCAAGAGCTCTTCCTTGCATGGCTTTGGAAAGGAACAAGGAGATAGCAGGGATGAATTTTCCTTCTCACTCAACTTtgataaactacagtaa
- the pfklb gene encoding phosphofructokinase, liver b isoform X3, giving the protein MHKGYQGLVDGGDNIKLANWLSVSNIIQLGGTIIGSARCKEFTTREGRLSAAYNLVQRGITNLCVCGGDGSLTGANIFRTEWSGLLAELVEAGKITETLSQQYTHLNIVGLVGSIDNDFCGTDMTIGADSALHRIMEVIDAITTTAQSHQRTFVLEVMGRHCGYLALVSALASGADWLFIPESPAADGWEDRLCQRLGETRSKGSRLNTVIMAEGAIDRYGKPISSNYVKELVVKRLGFDTRVTVLGHVQRGGTPSAFDRVLSSKMGMEAVLALLEATPETPACVVSLSGNQAVRLPLMECVQMTKEVQTAMNELRFNEAIQLRGKSFENNWNTYKLLAHQKPSQSKSNFSLAILNVGAPAAGMNAAVRSAVRVGLAQGYKVYTVNDGFEGLARGAVNEMHWRDVGGWTGQGGSLLGTKRTCPKTCLDKIVQNICKYNIQALLVIGGFEAYEGVLQLVEARGHYDELCIVMCVIPATISNNVPGTDLSLGSDTAVNAAMESCDKIKQSASGTKRRVFIVETMGGFCGYLATTAGIAVGADAAYIFEETFNIHDLKANVEHLTDKMKTDIQRGLVLRNEKCHHHYTTEFIHNLYSAEGKGVFDCRMNVLGHLQQGGNPTPFDRNYGTKLGVKAVLWITDKLKETYRQGRVFADAPETACVVGMRRKVLSFSPVTELKEHTDFEHRMPKEQWWLNLRPMLKMLAKYPTNFNEYVTGEIEHVTRRSLSIETGF; this is encoded by the exons GGTGGCACCATCATCGGCAGTGCCCGCTGTAAGGAGTTCACCACGCGGGAGGGGAGACTGTCCGCTGCCTACAACCTGGTCCAACGCGGCATCACCAACCTGTGTGTGTGCGGAGGGGACGGCAGCCTCACCGGAGCAAACATCTTCCGGACAGAGTGGAGCGGGCTGCTGGCAGAGCTCGTCGAAGCAG GGAAGATCACAGAAACCCTCTCTCAGCAGTACACACACCTGAACATCGTAGGGCTGGTGGGCTCCATTGACAATGACTTCTGTGGCACCGACATGACGATCGGGGCTGACTCCGCCCTGCACAGGATCATGGAGGTCATCGATGCCATCACTACCACTGCTCAGAG TCACCAGAGAACCTTCGTGCTGGAAGTCATGGGGCGGCACTGTGG GTACCTGGCGCTGGTGTCGGCTCTGGCCTCGGGGGCAGACTGGCTCTTCATACCGGAGTCGCCCGCTGCAGATGGCTGGGAGGATCGATTGTGTCAGCGACTGggggag ACACGCAGCAAGGGATCCCGACTGAACACGGTCATTATGGCTGAGGGAGCAATCGATAGATATGGCAAACCGATTTCCTCAAACTACGTGAAAGAG CTTGTGGTGAAGCGCCTTGGGTTCGATACCAGGGTGACTGTCCTGGGCCACGTGCAGCGAGGGGGTACACCCTCCGCCTTTGACAGAGTCCTG AGCAGTAAGATGGGGATGGAGGCTGTGCTGGCCCTGCTGGAAGCCACTCCGGAGACCCCGGCCTGTGTGGTCAGCCTGTCCGGGAACCAGGCCGTGCGCCTGCCACTCATGGAGTGTGTGCAAATG ACCAAGGAAGTGCAGACGGCCATGAACGAGCTGAGGTTCAATGAAGCTATACAGCTGCGAGGGAA GAGCTTTGAAAATAACTGGAACACTTACAAGCTGCTGGCACATCAGAAACCTTCCCAGTCAAAG AGTAACTTCTCCTTGGCTATTCTGAATGTGGGAGCCCCTGCAGCAGGCATGAATGCTGCAGTCAGGTCTGCTGTGAGAGTTGGTTTGGCTCAGGGGTATAAAGTCTACACTGTCAATGATGGCTTTGAAGGACTGGCCAGAGGAGCG GTCAATGAAATGCACTGGCGGGATGTAGGCGGCTGGACTGGACAAGGAGGGTCCCTGCTGGGAACAAAGCG AACCTGTCCCAAAACTTGTCTGGATAAGATAGtacaaaacatttgcaaatacaACATCCAAGCCTTGCTAGTTATAGGAGGATTTGAG GCGTATGAAGGAGTTCTGCAGCTGGTGGAAGCCCGTGGGCACTATGACGAGCTCTGCATTGTGATGTGTGTCATCCCAGCTACCATCAGCAACAACGTGCCGGGCACTGACCTCAGCCTGGGGTCCGACACTGCTGTCAACGCTGCCATGGAG AGCTGTGACAAGATCAAGCAGTCGGCCTCGGGAACGAAGCGGCGAGTCTTCATTGTGGAGACTATGGGCGGCTTCTGTGGCTATCTTGCCACCACCGCTGGCATTGCCGTTGGAGCTGACGCTGCCTACATCTTCGAAGAGACTTTCAATATTCACGACCTGAAG GCCAATGTGGAGCATCTCACTGATAAGATGAAGACGGATATACAGAGGGGTCTTGTGCTCAG GAATGAGAAGTGCCATCACCACTACACCACGGAGTTCATACACAACCTGTATTCTGCTGAGGGGAAGGGCGTCTTCGACTGCAGGATGAATGTACTGGGCCACCTGCAGCAG GGCGGGAATCCCACCCCTTTTGACAGGAACTATGGCACCAAGCTGGGTGTGAAGGCAGTGCTCTGGATCACTGACAAACTGAAGGAGACCTACAGACAAG GCCGAGTGTTTGCCGATGCTCCAGAAACAGCCTGCGTGGTGGGCATGAGGAGGAAGGTCCTGTCCTTCAGCCCTGTCACAGAACTAAAGGAACACACTGACTTTGA GCATCGAATGCCCAAGGAGCAGTGGTGGCTGAATTTGCGCCCAATGCTAAAGATGCTGGCTAAGTACCCCACCAACTTCAACGAGTACGTCACCGGCGAGATTGAGCATGTGACCCGCAGAAGCCTCAGTATAGAGACTGGCTTCTGA
- the pfklb gene encoding phosphofructokinase, liver b isoform X2 translates to MNAAVRAVTRMGMYVGAKVYLIYEGYQGLVDGGDNIKLANWLSVSNIIQLGGTIIGSARCKEFTTREGRLSAAYNLVQRGITNLCVCGGDGSLTGANIFRTEWSGLLAELVEAGKITETLSQQYTHLNIVGLVGSIDNDFCGTDMTIGADSALHRIMEVIDAITTTAQSHQRTFVLEVMGRHCGYLALVSALASGADWLFIPESPAADGWEDRLCQRLGETRSKGSRLNTVIMAEGAIDRYGKPISSNYVKELVVKRLGFDTRVTVLGHVQRGGTPSAFDRVLSSKMGMEAVLALLEATPETPACVVSLSGNQAVRLPLMECVQMTKEVQTAMNELRFNEAIQLRGKSFENNWNTYKLLAHQKPSQSKSNFSLAILNVGAPAAGMNAAVRSAVRVGLAQGYKVYTVNDGFEGLARGAVNEMHWRDVGGWTGQGGSLLGTKRTCPKTCLDKIVQNICKYNIQALLVIGGFEAYEGVLQLVEARGHYDELCIVMCVIPATISNNVPGTDLSLGSDTAVNAAMESCDKIKQSASGTKRRVFIVETMGGFCGYLATTAGIAVGADAAYIFEETFNIHDLKANVEHLTDKMKTDIQRGLVLRNEKCHHHYTTEFIHNLYSAEGKGVFDCRMNVLGHLQQGGNPTPFDRNYGTKLGVKAVLWITDKLKETYRQGRVFADAPETACVVGMRRKVLSFSPVTELKEHTDFEHRMPKEQWWLNLRPMLKMLAKYPTNFNEYVTGEIEHVTRRSLSIETGF, encoded by the exons GGTGGCACCATCATCGGCAGTGCCCGCTGTAAGGAGTTCACCACGCGGGAGGGGAGACTGTCCGCTGCCTACAACCTGGTCCAACGCGGCATCACCAACCTGTGTGTGTGCGGAGGGGACGGCAGCCTCACCGGAGCAAACATCTTCCGGACAGAGTGGAGCGGGCTGCTGGCAGAGCTCGTCGAAGCAG GGAAGATCACAGAAACCCTCTCTCAGCAGTACACACACCTGAACATCGTAGGGCTGGTGGGCTCCATTGACAATGACTTCTGTGGCACCGACATGACGATCGGGGCTGACTCCGCCCTGCACAGGATCATGGAGGTCATCGATGCCATCACTACCACTGCTCAGAG TCACCAGAGAACCTTCGTGCTGGAAGTCATGGGGCGGCACTGTGG GTACCTGGCGCTGGTGTCGGCTCTGGCCTCGGGGGCAGACTGGCTCTTCATACCGGAGTCGCCCGCTGCAGATGGCTGGGAGGATCGATTGTGTCAGCGACTGggggag ACACGCAGCAAGGGATCCCGACTGAACACGGTCATTATGGCTGAGGGAGCAATCGATAGATATGGCAAACCGATTTCCTCAAACTACGTGAAAGAG CTTGTGGTGAAGCGCCTTGGGTTCGATACCAGGGTGACTGTCCTGGGCCACGTGCAGCGAGGGGGTACACCCTCCGCCTTTGACAGAGTCCTG AGCAGTAAGATGGGGATGGAGGCTGTGCTGGCCCTGCTGGAAGCCACTCCGGAGACCCCGGCCTGTGTGGTCAGCCTGTCCGGGAACCAGGCCGTGCGCCTGCCACTCATGGAGTGTGTGCAAATG ACCAAGGAAGTGCAGACGGCCATGAACGAGCTGAGGTTCAATGAAGCTATACAGCTGCGAGGGAA GAGCTTTGAAAATAACTGGAACACTTACAAGCTGCTGGCACATCAGAAACCTTCCCAGTCAAAG AGTAACTTCTCCTTGGCTATTCTGAATGTGGGAGCCCCTGCAGCAGGCATGAATGCTGCAGTCAGGTCTGCTGTGAGAGTTGGTTTGGCTCAGGGGTATAAAGTCTACACTGTCAATGATGGCTTTGAAGGACTGGCCAGAGGAGCG GTCAATGAAATGCACTGGCGGGATGTAGGCGGCTGGACTGGACAAGGAGGGTCCCTGCTGGGAACAAAGCG AACCTGTCCCAAAACTTGTCTGGATAAGATAGtacaaaacatttgcaaatacaACATCCAAGCCTTGCTAGTTATAGGAGGATTTGAG GCGTATGAAGGAGTTCTGCAGCTGGTGGAAGCCCGTGGGCACTATGACGAGCTCTGCATTGTGATGTGTGTCATCCCAGCTACCATCAGCAACAACGTGCCGGGCACTGACCTCAGCCTGGGGTCCGACACTGCTGTCAACGCTGCCATGGAG AGCTGTGACAAGATCAAGCAGTCGGCCTCGGGAACGAAGCGGCGAGTCTTCATTGTGGAGACTATGGGCGGCTTCTGTGGCTATCTTGCCACCACCGCTGGCATTGCCGTTGGAGCTGACGCTGCCTACATCTTCGAAGAGACTTTCAATATTCACGACCTGAAG GCCAATGTGGAGCATCTCACTGATAAGATGAAGACGGATATACAGAGGGGTCTTGTGCTCAG GAATGAGAAGTGCCATCACCACTACACCACGGAGTTCATACACAACCTGTATTCTGCTGAGGGGAAGGGCGTCTTCGACTGCAGGATGAATGTACTGGGCCACCTGCAGCAG GGCGGGAATCCCACCCCTTTTGACAGGAACTATGGCACCAAGCTGGGTGTGAAGGCAGTGCTCTGGATCACTGACAAACTGAAGGAGACCTACAGACAAG GCCGAGTGTTTGCCGATGCTCCAGAAACAGCCTGCGTGGTGGGCATGAGGAGGAAGGTCCTGTCCTTCAGCCCTGTCACAGAACTAAAGGAACACACTGACTTTGA GCATCGAATGCCCAAGGAGCAGTGGTGGCTGAATTTGCGCCCAATGCTAAAGATGCTGGCTAAGTACCCCACCAACTTCAACGAGTACGTCACCGGCGAGATTGAGCATGTGACCCGCAGAAGCCTCAGTATAGAGACTGGCTTCTGA
- the pfklb gene encoding phosphofructokinase, liver b isoform X1 translates to MASVDLEKLRMTGDGRSIAVLTSGGDAQGMNAAVRAVTRMGMYVGAKVYLIYEGYQGLVDGGDNIKLANWLSVSNIIQLGGTIIGSARCKEFTTREGRLSAAYNLVQRGITNLCVCGGDGSLTGANIFRTEWSGLLAELVEAGKITETLSQQYTHLNIVGLVGSIDNDFCGTDMTIGADSALHRIMEVIDAITTTAQSHQRTFVLEVMGRHCGYLALVSALASGADWLFIPESPAADGWEDRLCQRLGETRSKGSRLNTVIMAEGAIDRYGKPISSNYVKELVVKRLGFDTRVTVLGHVQRGGTPSAFDRVLSSKMGMEAVLALLEATPETPACVVSLSGNQAVRLPLMECVQMTKEVQTAMNELRFNEAIQLRGKSFENNWNTYKLLAHQKPSQSKSNFSLAILNVGAPAAGMNAAVRSAVRVGLAQGYKVYTVNDGFEGLARGAVNEMHWRDVGGWTGQGGSLLGTKRTCPKTCLDKIVQNICKYNIQALLVIGGFEAYEGVLQLVEARGHYDELCIVMCVIPATISNNVPGTDLSLGSDTAVNAAMESCDKIKQSASGTKRRVFIVETMGGFCGYLATTAGIAVGADAAYIFEETFNIHDLKANVEHLTDKMKTDIQRGLVLRNEKCHHHYTTEFIHNLYSAEGKGVFDCRMNVLGHLQQGGNPTPFDRNYGTKLGVKAVLWITDKLKETYRQGRVFADAPETACVVGMRRKVLSFSPVTELKEHTDFEHRMPKEQWWLNLRPMLKMLAKYPTNFNEYVTGEIEHVTRRSLSIETGF, encoded by the exons GGTGGCACCATCATCGGCAGTGCCCGCTGTAAGGAGTTCACCACGCGGGAGGGGAGACTGTCCGCTGCCTACAACCTGGTCCAACGCGGCATCACCAACCTGTGTGTGTGCGGAGGGGACGGCAGCCTCACCGGAGCAAACATCTTCCGGACAGAGTGGAGCGGGCTGCTGGCAGAGCTCGTCGAAGCAG GGAAGATCACAGAAACCCTCTCTCAGCAGTACACACACCTGAACATCGTAGGGCTGGTGGGCTCCATTGACAATGACTTCTGTGGCACCGACATGACGATCGGGGCTGACTCCGCCCTGCACAGGATCATGGAGGTCATCGATGCCATCACTACCACTGCTCAGAG TCACCAGAGAACCTTCGTGCTGGAAGTCATGGGGCGGCACTGTGG GTACCTGGCGCTGGTGTCGGCTCTGGCCTCGGGGGCAGACTGGCTCTTCATACCGGAGTCGCCCGCTGCAGATGGCTGGGAGGATCGATTGTGTCAGCGACTGggggag ACACGCAGCAAGGGATCCCGACTGAACACGGTCATTATGGCTGAGGGAGCAATCGATAGATATGGCAAACCGATTTCCTCAAACTACGTGAAAGAG CTTGTGGTGAAGCGCCTTGGGTTCGATACCAGGGTGACTGTCCTGGGCCACGTGCAGCGAGGGGGTACACCCTCCGCCTTTGACAGAGTCCTG AGCAGTAAGATGGGGATGGAGGCTGTGCTGGCCCTGCTGGAAGCCACTCCGGAGACCCCGGCCTGTGTGGTCAGCCTGTCCGGGAACCAGGCCGTGCGCCTGCCACTCATGGAGTGTGTGCAAATG ACCAAGGAAGTGCAGACGGCCATGAACGAGCTGAGGTTCAATGAAGCTATACAGCTGCGAGGGAA GAGCTTTGAAAATAACTGGAACACTTACAAGCTGCTGGCACATCAGAAACCTTCCCAGTCAAAG AGTAACTTCTCCTTGGCTATTCTGAATGTGGGAGCCCCTGCAGCAGGCATGAATGCTGCAGTCAGGTCTGCTGTGAGAGTTGGTTTGGCTCAGGGGTATAAAGTCTACACTGTCAATGATGGCTTTGAAGGACTGGCCAGAGGAGCG GTCAATGAAATGCACTGGCGGGATGTAGGCGGCTGGACTGGACAAGGAGGGTCCCTGCTGGGAACAAAGCG AACCTGTCCCAAAACTTGTCTGGATAAGATAGtacaaaacatttgcaaatacaACATCCAAGCCTTGCTAGTTATAGGAGGATTTGAG GCGTATGAAGGAGTTCTGCAGCTGGTGGAAGCCCGTGGGCACTATGACGAGCTCTGCATTGTGATGTGTGTCATCCCAGCTACCATCAGCAACAACGTGCCGGGCACTGACCTCAGCCTGGGGTCCGACACTGCTGTCAACGCTGCCATGGAG AGCTGTGACAAGATCAAGCAGTCGGCCTCGGGAACGAAGCGGCGAGTCTTCATTGTGGAGACTATGGGCGGCTTCTGTGGCTATCTTGCCACCACCGCTGGCATTGCCGTTGGAGCTGACGCTGCCTACATCTTCGAAGAGACTTTCAATATTCACGACCTGAAG GCCAATGTGGAGCATCTCACTGATAAGATGAAGACGGATATACAGAGGGGTCTTGTGCTCAG GAATGAGAAGTGCCATCACCACTACACCACGGAGTTCATACACAACCTGTATTCTGCTGAGGGGAAGGGCGTCTTCGACTGCAGGATGAATGTACTGGGCCACCTGCAGCAG GGCGGGAATCCCACCCCTTTTGACAGGAACTATGGCACCAAGCTGGGTGTGAAGGCAGTGCTCTGGATCACTGACAAACTGAAGGAGACCTACAGACAAG GCCGAGTGTTTGCCGATGCTCCAGAAACAGCCTGCGTGGTGGGCATGAGGAGGAAGGTCCTGTCCTTCAGCCCTGTCACAGAACTAAAGGAACACACTGACTTTGA GCATCGAATGCCCAAGGAGCAGTGGTGGCTGAATTTGCGCCCAATGCTAAAGATGCTGGCTAAGTACCCCACCAACTTCAACGAGTACGTCACCGGCGAGATTGAGCATGTGACCCGCAGAAGCCTCAGTATAGAGACTGGCTTCTGA